The following coding sequences are from one Synergistota bacterium window:
- a CDS encoding UDP-glucose/GDP-mannose dehydrogenase family protein, translating into MSSYKIAVVGAGYVGLVSACGFAELGHKVVCVEKDRKKLKSLMEGKSPIYEPGLEELLDKHLSGGNLSFTGDLQEAGKWAQVIFICVGTPSREDGSADLSQVEEVARGIADIIDDYKLIVKKSTVPVKTAQWIKRTIELYGGKGRRYDVASNPEFLREGSALYDFFHPDRIVIGVESERAERILREIYSGIDAPILVTDINTAEIIKHASNSFLATKISFINMIADFCEAVGADVKMVAEGMGMDKRIGKAFLGAGIGYGGSCLPKDVRAFIKIAEEHHVDFSLLKEVQRINESRVERFFKKIKSVMWVLKEKEIAIWGLSFKPNTDDIREAPSLRLVPLLLAEGVRLRLYDPKAMENFKKVFPENEKVRYFDDPYSALEGAHALVILTEWDEFKQADLSKIRELLLTPMLFDGRNIYEPKYVLSFGLEYYCVGRRFFL; encoded by the coding sequence ATGTCCTCTTATAAGATAGCTGTTGTGGGAGCTGGATATGTTGGACTGGTTTCAGCGTGTGGTTTCGCTGAGCTTGGGCATAAAGTCGTGTGTGTTGAAAAGGATAGGAAAAAGCTTAAAAGCCTTATGGAGGGGAAATCCCCAATATATGAACCTGGACTTGAGGAGCTTCTGGATAAGCACCTTTCGGGTGGAAATTTGAGTTTTACCGGTGACCTTCAAGAAGCGGGTAAATGGGCTCAAGTTATATTCATCTGTGTTGGAACCCCTTCAAGGGAAGACGGGAGCGCGGATCTGTCTCAGGTTGAGGAGGTAGCGCGGGGAATAGCGGATATTATAGATGATTACAAATTGATTGTGAAGAAGAGCACCGTCCCTGTTAAGACTGCTCAGTGGATCAAAAGGACTATAGAGCTTTACGGAGGCAAAGGAAGGAGATATGATGTGGCTTCAAATCCGGAATTTTTGAGGGAGGGAAGCGCCCTTTATGACTTTTTTCACCCGGATAGGATCGTCATAGGGGTTGAAAGCGAGCGTGCTGAAAGAATTCTGCGAGAAATATACTCTGGAATAGATGCACCAATCCTGGTTACGGATATAAACACGGCGGAAATAATAAAGCACGCCTCGAATTCCTTCCTCGCTACCAAGATATCTTTCATAAACATGATAGCTGATTTTTGCGAAGCGGTCGGAGCGGATGTGAAGATGGTCGCTGAGGGGATGGGCATGGATAAGAGAATAGGAAAAGCTTTTCTGGGGGCCGGTATAGGGTATGGAGGCTCTTGTCTTCCTAAGGATGTTAGAGCTTTTATCAAGATAGCGGAGGAGCATCATGTCGATTTTTCTCTTCTTAAGGAGGTTCAGAGGATAAACGAGTCCAGGGTTGAGCGATTTTTTAAGAAAATAAAGAGTGTTATGTGGGTTTTAAAGGAGAAGGAAATAGCCATCTGGGGGCTATCCTTTAAGCCGAATACGGATGATATAAGGGAAGCTCCCTCTTTGAGACTCGTTCCTCTTCTTTTAGCCGAAGGAGTTCGATTGAGACTTTATGATCCCAAGGCAATGGAGAACTTTAAGAAGGTTTTTCCTGAGAATGAAAAGGTGAGGTATTTTGATGACCCTTATTCTGCTTTGGAGGGAGCTCATGCGCTTGTTATACTTACCGAATGGGATGAGTTTAAGCAGGCGGATCTCTCGAAGATAAGGGAGCTTCTTTTGACTCCTATGCTCTTTGATGGCAGAAACATATATGAACCGAAATATGTTTTGTCTTTTGGACTTGAATATTACTGTGTGGGGAGGAGGTTTTTCTTATGA